ATTTTGTGTCAGAAAAAAGTAacaaagtagatttttaaaaaagaaaaaccattaaaaaagtagaaataaagaaTGCCTCAAATGTTCTTGACATATCCTTCTTCTCACCTATATCATCAAACCAGAGTTGATCTCTTCAGAGACTTATATATTGAGTGTAATGTAACAGTCAAGTTTTTGATGTTTGTTTTTAAGAACtatagaaattcaaattcaaacttcACAATATCactttgatcttttttaaaattcctaaaaGCAGaatataaattcagatctaaTAAATACTGTTATATTCGTATGCATTATAACTTTCAAAATGGATTCAAATATTTGGATTACAGAATGTAAATTCatttaagagaagaaataaattcaCAGTTCCATTTTATGatcatatattttattctcaGCAACAACATACTATTGATCTAGGCATTAAATTGGTATTTTGAAATTGATGAACTCTtatcaaaatgaattttccaCAAGAATTACtgcttaaaaattttttctttgtgaaatgattttttctcatatttaataGCTAATTATTGTCTTAGAACTaaggtttttccccttttccacttcctcatccagaaatcaaTATGTATTGGAAATTTCTCTTAGACTTTATTCAAGTCTAGATATAAccagataattaaaaaaattctaagattAGTTTAAAGATTGTCATCAAGAACATTGTGCTTGTTCTTGCTATAAAAGTTAACACTGACTGGCTTGAAATTATTCCTATCATTAATCACTAaacatcttgacttttgtcttaatACTGAACTTTCTCAACTTTGGACTTGTTGAATTTGTAGTTCTGCCGTGGATAGActtatccaaaataaaaaaagttaaattctaatgaacagaaccaagagaatattatatattctaatagcattatattttaaagaacaaatttgaGAAACTAAATCATTTGACTATTAAAAATACACAACTTTGAAGAAGTGCTCTCTGCATCTTGTGAAAAAGTTGATTAATAAATGTATGAATAAAATCATtcaacacatatatatatatatatatatatatatatatatatatatgtgcatatatgtgtttgtCTAATATTGGCCATCTCTAGAATGAGGGgttagaggagaagaaaggaaaagaaaaggaaatctacATGAAAAACTCtagtatatatttgaaaggaataacaagttgaaTATAATAGATTGTAAATCATCTTTTCTCATTATTATGATGTTAGGTGAATTCTTGTTAAAttgcattatttaaaaaattagaacataTGATTgtattcaaagtctttttaaattataagaattatctgcatttactttgtattttttcaaagtaatAATTGAATCCCTATTCATCTGTATTTAATGTGATCTGTCAACAAGTACTGTGGTGTCAGAAAGGTTATCTTCAGAATAGCTGCGTGTTTTATCCatggtaattaaaaaaatattcttctgtcTGATGAACAAATGTGATAAAATCTAGGAATTTAATTAGTTTGTTATAATAGCTGGTACATTATAAGTAAGTCCTCTTTGGACaatgatcattttaaaatgtatttggaggTTCAAGTTTTCCAAGCAATGTTTAACAAAGATTTCAATAATTAATCAAATGATTGCAATGTGGTGACATTCAGAAAAGCTAGTAAGAAGATTCAATGGCACTCTTCAACAATTTTTCCATTAAGTTGATTTTCCCCAACACAGTTGTTCCTCTTTCCTTGTGATATGGGTTTTTCCAGGATACTGGGCAGCTCTTCACTCAGAGGGGACTGAAAGCAATAGAACTCTCTTCAATACCCAAGAAAGTAATCAGATCATGGATCACTTCTTCCAACTTCCCACTTTATCATCCCTTGGGTCTGTCCCACTGGACTTCCCACCAACCCAgatgagatattttaatttcatgatcACAAGGTCTAAGAGacatggggaggggaaaaaggaacCCAAAGTGTAAGTGAATGTTCATCATGTTGAAAGTGAAGAAAGACAGGATTCTGTCTCCCACTTCAAATTTTTAGATCTATCATGCATTTTTGTAGgcttaaatctgactttataaaaattctattAGTTCATTGAATTGATCTAGGTGTTAGTGACAGATTCTTTCAATTCTGTGATCTTGAGGATCACATTCATGTCCACTTTCCCCACAACAGTGACCGGATAGATggtgaggaaaaggagaaagaggggcCTCTGGAATTCTGGAGAAATGGAGAATGCTAACTGGATGAACATAATCAATGTTCAGTTCTCTCCAACAGAAATCATGTTGAACAATGAACTCTGATTCTCTTCATTGTTCAACATGATTTCTGTTGGAGAGAACTGAACATTGATCATGAGGTGCCAAATATAAATTAAACTGAAGAATACAGGATAAGGCTAGAGTATGACTTAGGACAGGGACAAAGATCCATTAAGTTCCTAAAGGTTCCTTTTGTATCTTTGTTCTTtagactatatgtatatatatatatatatatatatatatatatatatatatatatatatattaagaaatttAGCATAGGAATCACCAGAATATAAAGAGTTATATAGATAATGGTCTAAATTAAATGGATTCTAATAAATTCTtttgtaatatgatattgaatatgACAACTCTTCAAGGTATTTTTTTCTGACTgagtctgatcttcaaatatcACCTTCTCATGCACAAAATGAACACATTAgtttctctcccccttttctgTCAAGTAGTAGAAatgtgaaaagtgaaaaaaagtaaagagacaACCAGTTTCCTAGAATCAGTGCTTTAATGAAAGTTTCTGAGGTTGTTTGTTCTTTATGGTGTACATTACTTTCTTGTTTAatcatttgtttttgaagaagaacaTAAATAAGGTCAATAAATGGACTGGGTTTGAATGAGGAACATGTTGGTGCTAattcacaagcctcactttctccttgggACTATTGGGATCtggtggtcagatttgaaccagtATGTTTGGAGATGGCCATGCATTTGAGGCAACCAGGTATAAAGcttctgaggacaaatttgaactcaactcctgTTGACTCCtggattggtgctctattcactgcactttCCAACTGGGATATCTtaatatttgaagcatttttgcttttatttagtGAAGAACTATCCTACATTTGAGATTGTTGTAAACACTAAAGATGTGACTGCCAAAGAAGGGAGTAACTGAATGTAACttagaattaattaaatattaccAGAAATTGCATGAGATTAGATAGAGTTAGTCATATAAATGATCTTACTGAGAAATAGTTTTGAGATCCATTAATTTCCTGAAGGTTTCTTTGACATCTTTGTTCCTTAGACTGTATATTAAGGGATTTAGCATAGGAATCATCACAGTATAAAAAGCAGATCCTATTTTCACCAAAAGCCCTGTGTTTTTAGAATTTGGAATGCAATAGAGAAAGAGGATGGTCCCATAGAAGATGGTAACAGCTGTCAGATGGGAGGTACATGTGGAGAAAGCTTTATGTCTCCCACTGGCTGAATGCATTTTGAGAATTgtgccaaaaataaaaagataggatgAAAGGATAATGGTGAGAGTACAAATAGCACTGAGACttacaaagataaaaagtatTGTCTCACTAAAGTGTTTATCAGAGCAAGAAACTAATAAGAAAACTAGATATTCACATACAAAGTTATCAATTGGTTTGGTCtcacaaaaagacaaaataagaatCGAATAAGTGAGAATAACAGCAATAATTATGCCCCACGAATATGCTACAGTCACTAGAACAGAACAGACTTTTGGGGACATGGCAACTGAATAGAGCAAAGGATAACATATAGCAACCAAGCGGTCATAAGCCATCACTGCCAACATGACCATCTCTGTCATCACACAGGTGGTAGCAAAGAAAAATTGTGTGATGCAGCATTTGATGGAGATGGTTCTGTCTTCTACAACTaagttttctattaattttgGTGTAACTACAGTGGAGCAACAGAAATCCACAAAGGACAAGTTCTTGAGAAAAAAGTACATGGGGGTGTGGAGCTTGGGACTGATATGGATGATCACAATCATGCCCCCATTCCCCACCACAGAGACTGCATAGATGATGACGAACAGTAGAAAAAGGGGCACCTGGAGGTCTGGATAATCAGAGAATCCTAGTAAGATGAACACGACTTCAGAACTCTGATTCTTGTCAGTGCTCACCATGATTTCTGTgggagagaattggaaattgatcaTGAGAAGCGAAATATAacttaaattgaagaaaacagtATAAGGGCAGAGTACgatttagaaaattattattgttattattatacagataaaaataggaatgatatGATGTTGCTAATTTGGCACTTACTCTCAAGTTCTATATCTTTAGTTGAAAAAAATCATGGAGCATGAAACATGTCAGAGAAAGAGTTACAGACAGAATGGGTGGAATAAATGGATGGATATAAATTCATAAAAGCTAGTACAAACACTACTTTAAGGAAATTCACAGCAGAATGTCTTCACTTTCACATAGGACTTTGTAAATTGCATGTGTGTCTGTATAACatgcatttatgtatttatatatgcactcAAACACATGTATATATCCTCATAAATACATActcacatatacatgcacatgtaaacatatatttaaagaaaaagaaagattgttTAAGGAGATCCTAACCCTTTAAatatctctctatttttttctaaggATGCATGTTAcaagacaaataaaaatgaaaagatataattTTCCAAAATAGATGATGTTGGACATGATTTTTGGAGAATTTCAATAGCAAGTGTCCTGTGAGCTATGTTATATCCAACATATTTCAATACTCTCCCATGTATAGCAAGAAAATTGAGTAACATGCCCATCAAcataaaaaatttccattttgaatTAGTATTCCAGAGAAGAATTTAAATGCCAGAGAACTATGATATGAGTTAGAAAGTCCCAATTTCATATCCAAGCTCAGACATTTGCTACCTACGTGAGCCTCTGTTGGCTTCACTTTTTTTAACTTGTTTAAATGTGGAATACAACCTCCTggctagggttgttgtgaagaccaaatgggataatatatataaagtgtttAAGATAATATCTGACACATTGTCTGTGCTCttctaatattaattattatttggtTAAATGGCTTCAATCCGATTTGCGTGATTTAATGGCTAGGTAATCACTGTTCAATCCCCTGAGCTCTTTGACCTGAGTATTAGGCAGCATGCTATATAACCCAAATTGTTTGTtaagttctttataattattatcaaaaTGATTCTCAAAACATTCTAGAGAGGTTGTTaaaattattattccaattttgcaATACCAAATTTGCAACGCTTCAGGCTGAGATTTTAATCTATAACATTATATAATGTGAGGTAGAGCAAGGAAATATTATCATTCTTTCTCAAGTATAGCATTTTGGctcaaaaattttaagtaattttcaaatctatatattgaaatatatgacAGACAGGGAAGCATGTTTAAAATGACTATACGTATATAATCTAAATTACATTACTTACTGTCTTGTAGAGGGTGACGGGAAGGtagggatggagaaaaatttgcaactcaaaatcttccaaaaatggattttgaaaactatctctacatgtaattggataaaaataaaataccttaaatagaaaaaaaatctgacaaccCTTTCCATTTTTGGAATGATGCCTAGATAAacagattatatttttattcattaaattcatGATCAAGTCTCCTGAAGTTGCCTCTTTGTAGGTTGTGGCTATATTGAAAAGAAAGATATCATTAAGAATAAaaagatgggggtggctaggtggcgtagtggataaagcaccagccttggagttaggagtacctgggttcaaatccggtctcagacacttaaaaattacctacctgtgtggccttgggcaagccacttaaccccatttgccttgcaaaaaaccctaaaattaaaaaaaaagaacaaaaagagaaaattgggTCTAATGTGAATTGTTTTAGGGCtttgattaaatatttttcttgctaGGGATTACTAATATATATCCATTTACGAAAACCACATTGTGATAATTATCTTCCAAGCAAGAAACAACAattgaaaaaggtgaaaaatataaagaaaaaaatggggagaGACAGACAATCAGATAGTAATATATCAAATGTGGTGGAAACCTAGCTCCTTGAGAGTTAAATTTCTCATGACAGGGTTGCATGGATTAGTATATAAGTCAGGGAATGTGAGTTAGCATTGcaatttgaatttcctttttttaaatatatgtttaaCAGAAGAACATTCCCCACTTTCATAAGTATCTGGGAACAATGGCAGTGGGAGAATGTTCTGTCTGAAACCTAAGAATTCCAAAATTGGTAATTCTGGATATATAGCTTGTTCCAATGTCACTTTTCCTTCCGGAAGAACACTTCTATTTACCAATCCACTCACAACTACTTCAAAATACTTGCACATGCTTTTTCCAACACatctttatattttcccctctttcttctttaaatatgtaaaattcaaattgTCCCAATTAggtattcttttttccctctaaaccAAATTAATTCCCTAaagatatttttccttaattGGTTTTATTCAATTATACTACTTTGATCAATAGTTGGGCATTTCATCaccattctcatttttaaaatttttctcatttctacatCCTCTTCTGATTGTCTATAAAGAATATGACTCCTAACTATGACACCTTCTCTGTCCCTGTGACTTTTTAAATGTCTAcatcaaattttcaaatatatgatcAGAAATTCATTCTTATGGAATATTATGGAAAGCAAGATTCTTCATTGCAGTAAAATACCTACTTATAATTTAGAATTAGATTTCCCTAAGGCTTTCACACTTTTTTAGTCCTATCTCACTGTTTCATAGactatttggaattttcatggCTATTATACTAGGGTGgtccatcatttccttctccagtttattttatattttaagaattggcatcaataagattaagtgacttacccacacaactagtaaacatATAAAGTAAATATTCTTCCCATGTTACTACCtagtttcctcttccttcctattCATACTTTTTTCCCACTCTTTTTGTATGTGGCAGAAGGTGGCTAAATGAATTATAAAGGTCTTTTTATTGAAATACTCTCTGTTAAGGTCTTCAAAGGTAGAGCTCAAACAAGGGTCTCCCTGACTCACTATCTTTACTATACCACACTGCTCTTTCTAGGTTTATTAtttatctgtgtatgtatgtatatacatgtatgcatatgtatttttCTATGTATACGTTTAGCATATGTGCATATGGGTGTATATACAAACAAACATACAGGATAGTTAATAAAAAAGCAATCACAAATAAAAGTTGGTAGTTTATAGGTAAACTGTTACCCAAAAATATTTCTACAAACAATCTATGTATCTTCCTATATTTTTGACTGTTTTTTTCAACCTCactcatttcttctttattttgatgCCATTGATGGATTTGTTGGTTCAGTGGGCAAAGTACATGCCTACAGGTTTATGATGCATTATCCTAGATGGAGGACTTGAAGGTTTCTCCCTCATCTGGTCCAGTCTCCCCATTTTATTCAAGAAGATCCTGATGCACATAGAGGATAAATGGTTTGTCCAAAATCACCCCTGTATTGAAAAGTAACAATCTGTTTCTGACATAGATCCTTCTGTTTCCACATCAGAACCTATTGTATCAATGTGTCTCATCTTCAAAATCATTTTCAATATCGTTGGTCttttcaaaattaattgaaaattggTAATTCTCTTTGAAAGTATAGTCAAAACCGAATAGTTTTGGTGTCCTTACCTGTCTTTTATAGCCTTGCTCTCATGATCTCTGATTTTCCATGAAAATTGTGCCTCTCTAGTTAGTATAATTTTCCAGTTAAACTGTATATCTTTTATAGCATAAATGCACTGTTTATTTGTGGCTCCACATAATTTCTCTCACCATACTTTATGCCTCAGTAACCACTTTCCGTTTTTCTAATGTGGaagttttaaattttcataaGTACTGAGCAAATCTTTCTTACTTTTCAAGCCATTCCTTGATTGTTCTGTCCATTATCTTCTCTCTCTATCAAAGATTAAGAAACTTTGTAACAcatattgtatttttacttttctttttaatgttaataTAGATCTTTTATGTAAATATTCTTCTTTATGATATGAATTATGATCTCCTTGATGTCAGGGAATGTCTCTTTTAAaactttggaatttttatttgttaaaactAATTACTCAATTGGTGAAATTAAGTAttaaagggaggagaaagaaaaatatttttgaaatctgCAGTTCATTTCATGAATTATGTCAATCTGCTAAACTTTTCATGAACTTTAATTATTCAGAAAGTCAATCTGATATCATGACTAGATTTCTCTCTTtgcaatttcaattttttttgttcgATACTATTTTATTGAAAACAGTCATGATTCTCTCTTTCCCAACCATGTCTCCTTGCAGGATTTATTTTTATCCCTCATACCTGTCTACACTATTTGCAATAATTTTGtattgcattcatatatatatcaAACCACTGCTTCATTGTCAAACATCTAAGTTTATTGAAAACTTTTGCTtgtttaaaagtttaaattgCATGTCACTCTGAAAATTTTTGGTCTTTAATTTCAATATTGTCTCTATATAGAATACTGTAATGGCAAATACTTAAGGTCAAAGCATATGGTCACTGCTATCtattaaatgaaagatttttgtGTTTATTCTGAGTTTTGGTTACAGATCTATAAGGAAGTTTAGACACCATAAATATCTCAATTGATTTATATTCAGACAATTTCTACAATTTATATGTTCAGATAATTCTTTCAGAATAGGAAGTTTAAGTCactctccccttctttcccatttttattcaACTAGGTTGTTTCACAGGCAGAACATGAACTAAGGTTCTCCTCCTTCCTAATCCATCATTACACAGAACAGACTATGATTCTTTTCTGCATTTCCTTATTAATTTCAGTACgaagttttgcttttatttttgccatatatatatttaatttcatctaCATAAATATCTTCCAACAATTTTCACATGTGAATCCACAGATTCTATCAAATTGGTAAGATCATTATTTTCTGAAGATAatatatttctgactttctgcttttgcacatttcttttccccaaaaactGTAatgccttctctccttttccctactAAATTTAGTCTAGTCTTCCATACAAATCTTATGCAAGCTAAGCACTtccataaaaatcatattttatttacttacagacattcttctttcctctcaatTTCTGTAACCTTCATTGTAATGGCCAGTGGACCTTTAATATGAGCTACATGATTTTAGTATTGGTCTTTGTATGCACTATTACATCATCCCTCAATGTATTTAAATGCTCTTGTGGGAATAGGAATTCTGAAACATTCTATTAGTGTTCTGTGCATTAATTTCTGattctctgaagaaaaattcATCAGTTATTTTGATGACAAtgacaattatattgaaaaagtgtatggttgatgatgatgatgatgatgatgacttcaGAGAAGCTGTCCCTCTCCTTTTTGTCATTCTCTTTCTGATTCACTTATCAGGAAACTTATGAAAGTAATATTCTTGTTTTCagtaaataaatgagaaaaaattaaaaaaggatgaaATTTCCAGACATATGTACTCACCAGGATAGAAACACTACTGGCCACATCATTTGCTAGATCTATATTACCAGTGGTATATCTTGAGATATAATAATTTCATGATTGGCTGTTTTCCCAACCTCTCCACTGATATATAATATTAACAGAAAATCTATCTTTCTCCCTGATTCTACAAGTAGAATGTGGATAGCTCCTTCTTACAACAAATCTCAAAATCAGAGAGATATTTTTTCTAATCTATATGGAAGAAGTTGAGCATGGTACTTAATCTAAGATCTTAAATTTGCTTCTAAGACCTTTGGGACTCAGACCTTAGAGACTCTCTACTAACTCCACATATGTGGtcttgaagaatattttttttgaagtttctgTTATTTAGCTTTCCATACATGGAATCATCTAACAATGTAATTTGTTTTGaagttttagtttttcttcccTTCACAAATATGATCATAGATATTCCATAAGGTTATACAATGCACATTTAAATGCAAGTTATCACATAACTGAACAATTGACTCTCAGGCAACTTGGGCTAAGGTTTGGCCAGCATCattttaataaaggcttattggcACAACTTGATAAATACTTCTTGACTTTATCTTAAACTGTACAGTAAAGTAACTGTAGAAAAATAGACTTCAAGATGCAGAATTTATCCCTCACTCTAGCTCCTGGATATGCCACTCAGTAGCTAGTATGATTCTACTTGATGATCTGAAATCACTCAACCTTCAAGTTATAATTTCAACTGTAGGGGTGCTGCTACTTTGATCTCTACATACGCGTTAGTATCTTGTACAGGGGAGCTAGGAGACACAGCacatagagcactagtcttggagtaaGGAACTTCTACACTATATTaatcaggaattcaaatccaacctcagatactttacactgactagctgtatgaccttgggcaagttacttaaccctgattgccccatgtccaggaccatctccagtgattctgattcatatatggccattAGAACCACAttaccctggaggagaaagtgaggctgatgacttagctcAGCACACctaactcaaattcaattcaagtgcCTGAATTGGCATGACCATCCTGATgttttcttcaaaactgaagCACAAATGTTTAACTTGTTCTGCAGAGCATATAATCTTTCCCCCCACTATTAGACACCTTTTTCCTCATGGAATGTCTTGGATAGTTCACTTCATAGGTGCCTATATGTCTAgacaaaaatgttcatatatacatatatatatatgtatatatgtttatcttTTGATGATAAGCTGAGTGTGAAGTCACTTTcagatttataaaatgtttttttcttctttcacattcaTGCCCAAGAAAGTATTTATCAAGTATGTGAATTTGGAGACATTTCTCAGTCATTCATCAatgcaacaaacatttaatagGCACTTAAAATGTTTCAAGCATTTCAATTAATTTAATGGACGCATGAATGTGTTCAGATTTTGAAGGAAACACTAAGAAATAAATAGTGAACATATGCATTCCAGGTAGAATACAAACTTATGTTttacaatgttttattttttcttttattaaattttatgttaACTGTTTTCACcctttgaatttcaatttctatCCGTCTGTTACAACCCTGCCCATCATTTAATCTGTTTATGTAAAACAtggaaaatttttcctttctaatgtttttaaaagattcgatcaagaaagaaggaaggatgaaagaaaatagggaaggcaggaagataaaaggagaaaaatagcatTCCTTGGTCTGTATATAGACAATGTAAATTTCATCAATTCTCCTCCTCTTCATCCAGGCAGATGGCATGTTTCCTCCAAAAGATAGTGAATTTGTTACATCATTATGTTGTTGAATACagctaaataatttatatttcttcatgatacaattttgattttattatacaATGtatcctggttttgctcatttaattttgaatcaattctgtcttttttttgaatgacaatttggtttatttattttatattacaattaTCTTATTGTGAGAGTAAGCATAAACCCTGCTCctcccaaaaaagatagagaaacctcaagaatagtgagagagaaaaa
The Macrotis lagotis isolate mMagLag1 chromosome 3, bilby.v1.9.chrom.fasta, whole genome shotgun sequence genome window above contains:
- the LOC141516925 gene encoding olfactory receptor 5D13-like — translated: MVSTDKNQSSEVVFILLGFSDYPDLQVPLFLLFVIIYAVSVVGNGGMIVIIHISPKLHTPMYFFLKNLSFVDFCCSTVVTPKLIENLVVEDRTISIKCCITQFFFATTCVMTEMVMLAVMAYDRLVAICYPLLYSVAMSPKVCSVLVTVAYSWGIIIAVILTYSILILSFCETKPIDNFVCEYLVFLLVSCSDKHFSETILFIFVSLSAICTLTIILSSYLFIFGTILKMHSASGRHKAFSTCTSHLTAVTIFYGTILFLYCIPNSKNTGLLVKIGSAFYTVMIPMLNPLIYSLRNKDVKETFRKLMDLKTISQ